AAACAGCCGCCGCACAGCGCACGTGATTTCGTTCGATCACCGAACGCGGGTCTGCTCCGTCCTGCGATTCCGTACATCCAAACACACCGTTCTCCCCCATAAGACCCCGGACGCGTCCAATCACTTCCACCACACCGTCCGAAAAAATCCCGAAGACGGCGTCTACCCCGGACTGCACGCATACTACTCCCTCGTCCACGACCATATTAAGAGAGGAGAACCGGTTGGACAGGCAACCTCTCAGATACTACTGGAAAGAATTGGGCTAAAGATAGCCGGTGGCCTCGTCATCCTGCTGCTCGCGGAGCTGGTCGAACAGGTCGCGCTGGAGTTCACGCCGATCCGCCGCCGACCGCTCATCGTAATGCTTGTCGATAATCTTCTCGCTGACATCACATCGATCACTGATCACTGACTTTGGCAATCCCAGACGCCGTAAATGGGTGATGTGGCCGTGCCGCGCCGAATAACAGGAGTGGCTGGACGGACACTTACTCGCATCGTCCATCGACTTCGCCGCCCGGCACGTCTCAACTGATTCTCCGTGTGGACACTCGTTGTTGATCGCGCACGGCCGACTCCATTTGTAGAACTGGCGGCGCATCACCGACTTCGACAAGCGGCCCTGCGATGACGTCAGTAACGGTTCCCGTCCGTATTCGTCGATGACCGGTTCCCGTTGGACGGTGATGTAGTTCTCAAGGACGGCAGCGACCGCGTCTGTAATCGGGACGTCTCCCTCTCCCTTTGATCCGTTCTTGAGCCGTGTCCCTGTCTCAGGCCGATGCCGGAACGACAGGTACGGGTCTTCTCCGATATGGACATCGGTGACATCGAGTGAGTGGATCGCGCCCGACCGCCGCCCGGTCCGGCAGTGCAGCAGCCACACAACGTGCTCGCAGCTGGCGTACTGGTACGTCTCCAAGTAGTCCAAGATCTCCGCCACGCGGTCCGGCTCTAATTCCACGTCTCGGACGCCGTCGTCAGTCCCCAACTCTGGGATGAGAACGTTCTCACCCAGACCGGGCCGTACCGCCTCAATCGACTCCAAGTACCAGAGGAACGCCCGGAACAACAGCATCTCATCCCGCATCGTCTTCGCGCTCAACGCATCACCCGCCGTCGCATCATCCCGCCGCCACACCCGGTAATCGTCCACGAAACGGCCGTCCAGTTCGTTCAAGTTCTCCACATCCCTTAGCTCACAGAACTCGAGGAAATACTGGAGTTTCCGCCGGTACTCATCCGCCGTGTTTTCCGTGATCTCCCCCTCCCGACGCTTCAGATACCGTTCCACCCCCTCATCAGGAGATAACGGCTGTACCGACGGAGATACATCCTGCAACAGCTCCTGCAGTTCCGCGATGGTCATATCGTCGATCCCTTTCATCTACCGCGTACGTACGTATTACACCGAGAAAAACGCGGTTTGAGCCATCACACCTCTCCGTGTCCACCGTACTTGTGGCGGACCATCGCCTCCCTCGTGACTCACCGACAAATCTGTGAAAACACGGGGCTGTGACGGCCCACGAATTCGTTAATCTGGTACCGGTCTAAGCAAAGCTTGCAGCGATGACCGATAACGAATTCACGTCCTCCGGCAACCCCGACATGTCGGAGTACGGCAAAACCATGACTGAACTGCCCGACTGGAAACAACCCGCCCCCCGCGGCACCCGATCGATGACCGTGGACCAGCTGAAACAGTACGGGGTGGAAGACCACATCGACCTTGACGAGACCGTGCTCATCCCGTCACAGCAGAACCTGCCTGAAGAGAAGTGGTACTAACGTAGGGCACCGCGAAACGTCCCACGGCCTTCCTTTTCGCTGAGACACCTGACACATGGACCTGACCTGGCTTATCCTCGAAGAAGAGTTCGTGATCGTGGCCGTGATCTGGGTCCCGATCCTCGTGTTCGCCCCGATCCATCACGCACGCGACTTCTGGCTCGGTGGTGCCCTTTGGCTGATTGCCTCTGCCGGCGCAGCCATCACCGAATACGGTTCCAGCAGCGACACCCTGCTGATGGTCGGCGGCCAACTCCTCGTGTACACTCTGCTCTCCTCAATCATCTTCGCCCGCGACTACACAGAGCCGGACAGCGACCTCGGTGCCGCCAACCGCCTCATCGGCATCGCCGCATACCTCGGTAAACTCACCAGCGACAACACCGGTCCACGACGCCCACAGCGCCAACCCCGCCAACCGGGACACCGCCAAAACAACCCGAACCAGCAGGACCAGGAACACTACGGCGCAACACCACCTCCCGACGAAATCCCGCAGAACGGGAACTTCGAAGACTTGGTGGACGAGATCGACGACTTCCGCGACTAGCTGCCGATTCACCGCGACCGTGGTGACCCACTGATCCTGCCACAAACCACCAGAGAAACCGGCTGCCTCGGAATTTGAAACATGGGACATACCGTATACCACGATATGGTTCAGGACCCGACCGCCATCAGGCTCCGCGACTGCGGCCACGTCGGCTACTATACCGGCGTCTGTCAGTACAAGGGCTGCGCATACAGCCTGTGCATGACCTGTAACTGGAGCTGTGAGGCGTGCGGCCGCACTCTTTGCCCGTTCCACCAGGACTGGATCGATGGCTGCGTGCTCTGCCCGGAAGACGCCAAAACGTACCGCATCCGACGACTGCTCCGCACACTCATCCCTTGGACCTGAACGATGGTTGACGACGACACCACACCCGGGCTCGACATCGGGACCGGATTCGAAAAGGAAGAGACCGAACACTTCGCCGAACGCGGCACCGACATCGTCTACCACAAGGAGAAGACGGTGGACCCGGCGACCGGCCGCATCGAAATCAAATCGAAGTCACATCCGATCTGCACCTGCGGCACTCCCCACGTCAAGGTCGATGAGGACACGTACTATGCGTACCGCTGCGCCGAATGCGACAATCTGTCCTGCCCCGAGTGCATTATCAAGCTACAGCGCCGCCGCTACTGCCCGCAGTGCGTGGAAACCGCGTACAGCATGGATCGCCGCGTCTTCTGGTTCCTGCTCTACATCAACCACGACCAGCTGGACGCCGACGACCTCATTCAGGTCGACGCGGTCGAGGACGGCACCGATGTTGTCGTGGACCGTGCCGCGTCCACGCTCAGCGACCACGGCTACATCACCGACGACGGCCATGACCTGAGTCCGGCCGGGACGGAGGCACTGGCCGCTGGCAAGAAACTGTACGAGGACGATCCTGACGTCAAATCCACCTTGGAAACGCTCCGCGTCCAGGAGGTCGCCAACCCCGACATCTGAAACTCGTTCCACCCATGCTCCAGACCGGAACCACCGAATCACAGTATAAAACTTGACACCCATGACGGCCCCACTCCACGATGATCCACACGGACACGATCCCTGACGCACTGAAAGCCCGCGACCAGTGGATTTGCTGGAAAGAAGAACAGCGCGACGGGAAACCGACCAAAGTCCCCATTGACCCAGTGAACGACGGCTACGCTTCCGTCAGTGATCCGAACACGTGGGCAACCTACAGCGCCGCGGAGACCTACTACGACCTCAACGAGGACGTGGACGGCCTCGGATACGTCTTCACCGCGAACGGACCGTACACCGGTGTCGATATCGACGATGCCCGTAACCAGGTCAGTGCGATGTTGGAGGAATGGGTGGTCGACGTACTGATGACGCTCCAGTCGTACACGGAACGCAGTCCGAGCGGCACCGGCTACCACGTCATCGTCGAAGGCGCGGTGCCGGGGGGTGGGAACCGACGCGACCAACTCGAGATGTATGACGACTCCCGGTTCTTCACGGTGACTGGCGATCACGTCGACGGCACACCCGGAACGATCGAGGACCGCAGTGAGGAACTGCAGGAATTGCACGCTGAGTATATCGCGGACGACACAGGGCAGTCCGACTACTCGGAACCGGACACCATTGAGATCACCCTTTCCGACGCAGAACTCCTCAAGAAAGCGGTCAACGCCTCGAACGGCGACAAATTCCGGACACTGTGGAACGGCGACATCTCCGGCTATCCCAGCCACAGTGAAGCCGACCTGGCGCTCTGTAACCTGTTAGCGTACTGGACCGGCGGCGACCAGCAACGCATGGAGCGGCTATTCTCCAAGAGCGGATTGGTGCGGGAGAAATGGCAGGAGCGGCCGGACTACCGGGAACGGACCATCAAGAAGGCGATCCGCGACGTGACTAACTACTACGAGCCTCAGTCTGAACGATCGGACTCTGCCTCTACCGATTGACTGCCTGTTCCAGCAATTGTTCTGCCTCGCAC
This portion of the Natrinema salinisoli genome encodes:
- a CDS encoding tyrosine-type recombinase/integrase; amino-acid sequence: MKGIDDMTIAELQELLQDVSPSVQPLSPDEGVERYLKRREGEITENTADEYRRKLQYFLEFCELRDVENLNELDGRFVDDYRVWRRDDATAGDALSAKTMRDEMLLFRAFLWYLESIEAVRPGLGENVLIPELGTDDGVRDVELEPDRVAEILDYLETYQYASCEHVVWLLHCRTGRRSGAIHSLDVTDVHIGEDPYLSFRHRPETGTRLKNGSKGEGDVPITDAVAAVLENYITVQREPVIDEYGREPLLTSSQGRLSKSVMRRQFYKWSRPCAINNECPHGESVETCRAAKSMDDASKCPSSHSCYSARHGHITHLRRLGLPKSVISDRCDVSEKIIDKHYDERSAADRRELQRDLFDQLREQQDDEATGYL